AATGGAATCTTATATTCTAATCCAGACCGTAAAGAACTTTCTATGATTTTTAGTTTCCATCATCTCAAAGTAGATTATGATGAAGGGGAAAAATGGTCAGATATCCCATTCGATTTTCTAGAATTAAAACAAATATTGAATGAATGGCAAACGGGAATGTCAGATGGCAATGGTTGGAACGCTCTCTTTTGGAATAACCATGATCAACCGCGTGCGAATAGCCGATTTGGTGATCCAATCAAATACCCTTATGAAACAGCTACGATGCTTGCACAAAGTATTCATTTACTACGAGGAACACCTTATATCTATCAAGGTGAAGAGATTGGAATGACTAACCCTGATTACTCAGAGATTGATGAATACGTAGATATAGAAACTCATAATGCTTATAAATCAATGCGATTGAACGGCGTTCCACATGAAAAAGCAATGAAAATTATTAAAGAAAAATCGCGAGATAACAGTAGAACGCCGATGCAATGGGATGGAAGTTCTCATGCAGGATTTACTACAGGAACCCCGTGGTTAAATGTGGCTGGTAATTATCAAGAGATTAATGTGGAGAAAGAATTAAGCGATGGAAAAGTCTTTCCGTACTATCAAAAATTAATTAAGCTTCGTAAGAAAATGCCAGTGATCTCTGATGGAGATTATCAAGGTATTCTATTAGATGATCCAGAAGTATTCGCATATATCCGAGAAAAAGATAATCAGAAGTTGCTTGTTCTGAATCACTTTTATGGAACAGAATATTCTTTCCAGCTACCTAAAGAAATAAATGATATAGATGCTGAACATTTAATTGGTAATTATCCAGATATAAAATTGGAAAAAGAAATGAAACTTCGTCCATATGAAACAGTAGCCTTCTTATTAAAATAAAAATAACCCTTCTTCCTAAATAAGATAGGAAGAAGGGTTATTTTGATTATTGGGAAACTATTTTAGTGGAAAAGCTGCTGTATCGTAAAATTAATTATAAAGGATACCCATCCTATTTTGATGGGAATTTTTGTAGTTGTTTTCATCACAGTCTTCAAACTAAATACTTTTCCTATCACATTTCTAATAGGGTATTGATTTTTTTATAAAAACTCTTTATTGTAATTTATGTAGATATAAATTTCTTATTCATCTTAACAAAGATATAAAATATTTCTTGTTTTAAATTAATTGAAAAAAGGAGAGGATATTATTATAAGTGTGTTTGCTTCCTATCATCCAGTCTTACAAGCTCTAATAGCGGGTCTATTTACATGGGGGTGTACAATTCTAGGGTCTTCATTCGTTTTTCTTTTTAAAGAAGTGAACCGTAAATTTTTGGATATTATGAATGGATTTGCAGCTGGGGTTATGATTGCAGCTTCTTTTTGGTCATTACTAGCCCCATCTATTACTTATGCAGAACGGAATGGCTATGGCGTATGGTCGTGGGTTCCTGCAGCAGTTGGTTTCATAGCTGGTGGACTGTTCTTAAGGTTAATCGATGTTATCATTCCTCATTTACATTTAAATGAACCGATTGAAAACCGTGAAGGACCTAATACGAAGGCTTCAAAAAATTTACTTCTATTTCTTGCTATTACCATTCATAATATACCTGAAGGCTTGTCTGTAGGTGTAGCCTTTGGAGCAACAATAGCTGGTGTAGCAAACGGTGATGCATTTTTGAGTGCAGTTGGACTGGCTTTAGGAATCGGAATTCAGAATATTCCAGAAGGATCCGCCTTGTCTATGCCAATTAGAGCTGCTGGAAGTAGCCGATGGAGAGCTTTTAACATTGGTCAGCTTTCTGCTATTGTAGAACCTATAGCAGCAGTAATCGGAGCCGTAACCGTTATTTCCATAGTAGCTATTTTGCCTTATGCACTAGCATTTGCTGCAGGAGCAATGATATTTGTAGTTGTAGAAGAACTCGTTCCTGAATCTCAGACAAATGGGAATAATGATAGTGCCACTCTTGCTTTAATGGTTGGCTTTGTAATCATGATGATTTTAGATGTATCATTAGGATAATTTATTTATATTTTAAGCTAAAAAAAAGCTACTGTGTATTTTGACAAAATACACAGTAGCTTTTTTTAAAATAAGAATTAATTAAAAAAATTAGAATGAAAGATGTCAACTACTAAATTATTTACCAAACATACGTGCAAAAAATCCTTTTTTAACTGGTTCATTTTCTTTTTGAATTCGTTCTAACTCTTCTTTATATTTCTTTTCTCGATCACTTTCTTTCTTCGCAAGTTCTTCCATTTGCGCTTTTTGATTTTCCATTAATTCTTTCATACCTTCTTTTAACTCTTTATTATCTTCTAGGACTTGATCAATTAAGCTCTTATATTCACCAAGCATGTTACTTTGAAGTAAAGCTAATTGTTGAAATACTTCAGAGTCCTCGTTCTGTTTGCTGTCGATTTCTAGAACGTTGGGCGTTTCAATCGTTGCGTTGCTTTCATCTACTAGTTTTTGTACGGCACTTTCTACCGTTTCAGAAGGCATTTCTTTTAGCTCGATAAATCGTTTTAAAAGAACCTTATCTTCTGCTGTATAAATACGTGCATTTTGATTATCTCGTTTAAAAAAGTCCTTTTCCGATAACTTATCAAATAAGTTTACATACTTTCGCAACGTTTCGGGCGCTACTTCTAATTCTTTAGCCATTTCCTTTGGCGTAATGAATTCAATTACATCAGTTAGTTCTTTCAATATTAATACCCACTTTCTAAAAATGTTCTTAGCGTTATTATGCCGTTATAACGTAAAAAATGCAAATGAATTTTTTAAAAGGATTAAAATAGTGAAGAAAGGTTTAATGTTGTTCATGATATATTCCTAGAAATTCGTATGTTATAATATTAATAAGAAGGAAAAGTGTAGGAGGTAGAAAGAGATGAAAAAATATAAGATAGTATCAGGTTTAGCTTTAGTAACTCTTTTGGCAACAGGCTGTGTAAATACGGATCCAAACTCAGATTCATCGAGTTCAACGGGCTCATTAGAGAGTTCTGAAGAAAGCTCTTTGGTTAGCTCAGAATCATCTATCGAAAGTAGCTCTATAGATGAAAATGAAATGACTATTGAAAATTATTTTCCATTTGATGAGAGTGTTCAATATTCTTATTTAGGAGAAGGAAATGAATTCGCTCCTTTTGATCGGTACCCACAGTATATTGAAGGAAATCGAATTCAATATACAGAAAAAAATCCTGGAACTACCCATACTTTCGTATTAGAATACAAAGATGGAAAACTCACTGAATTATTTTCTCGTCCAGAAACGTATTTTCGAGAAAATATGCTAGAGAAAACCAGTGATGGTGCAGGAGAAATCCTTTTGAAAGAACCTTTAGAAGTAGGAAATAATTGGGAAAACCCTTCTGGGGTAACTTCTGAAATTACTTCGGTTGATTTTTCTGTAGAAACTCCTCTAGGGGTCTTTTCAGCAATTGAGGTTACGAAAACACAAGAGGATTCCGTTACTAAAAGCTACTATACAAAAAATATGGGCTTAATCAAACAAGAATTCACTGCAAATGATGATAGCTATGTCGTTTCTTCTACATTGGAAACAAGAAGTGAAGAAGCACCAGAAGTGGTCGTCATAACAGCCTATTACCCAGATGCTAATGCAATGGGACTTGAGACTTCTGATGTAAATGTATCGTTCTATACGAATGATGTCACACGGAAAACGATGGCAGACTTATTGAAACAAGTTCCAGGTGTTGAGTATGGAAAACTAATTAGTGATAACACAGAAATTAACAGTCTGTATTTAAATGAAGACGGACGTGTTTATGTGGACTTTTCAAAAGAATTAGTAGAAGATATGAATGCTGGTTCATCGGGAGAATCCCTTATTCTTCAAGGGATTGTTAATACAATTGGAAACTACTACAGTGTCGAAGAGGTTGTTTTAACAGTGGAGAACCAACCTTATGAATCGGGTCACTATTCGATGATGGAAGATGAATCATTCCGAGTAGAAATGGAATAGATAAAAAATAATGAAAATTAAAAAAGGAAGAGCAAACCCGATAAGAGGGTGTTCTTCCTTTTTTTAATTTACGATAAAGAATGTTTTCTACGAGCAAACTCAGTGAATTTGAAACGGTCTAATCGATGTCGTGATTCAGTATATTGGAACAATCGTGTATCTTCTAAATATACTTCACTCTTCACTACTACTACATGTGTATCATTTTTGAGGTTCATTAATTTACGATCTTCTCTGGTTACAGGTTCTACAACTATTTCTTTCTTAGCATAGGCAATATTGAGACCACATTCACCTTCTAAATATTCATAAAGAGAATTCTCAGCAGCTGCTGAAGGGACTCTACTTACCACATCACGAAGTAGAAAATCCTTATCGATAATAATGACTTCTCCTGAAATATTTCGCAGACGTACTAGAGAAATGACTTCTTCATCATGAGATATTTTTAGTGAATCTGCTAAAAAACTAGGTATTTTTTCTACTTTATTTTTAACAACAATCGTTTTATTTTTGATGTGTTGTAAATCTTGAATTTCTTTAAAACTAGTCAATCCTGATATCGGGAAATTAAATCGTTGAATATCTAACACGATAGAACCTTTTCCTTGTTTCTTTTGGATATAACCGTCTTCCATTAATAAAGTTAGGGCTTTACGAATAGTTTCTCTTGAAACCTCATATACTTCTGCTAATGATTTTTCACTAGGTAAAAGTGAACCAGAACTGTATTCTTCCAATTCAATTTTTCTTTTTAAATCCTGGTATATATCATAAAACTTATTCACAATATCCCGCTCCTACTATTGTTGCGTCTATTTTTAATAAGATTGATTAATAATGATCAAAAGGCTTTTTATACTCTTATGTTATCATATCTTGACTCAAATATTCATTGTAAAGTTAGAAAATCAATATAAGTTTAACATCCATAAATGGTTATCATTAGGATATTTATTATATAAAAATTAAATAAGAAAAATCTACATAAATTCTCTATGTCTGTAATAAAGGTTTTTTTTAATAATAAAAGAAGGAGAAAAACAAAAAACTTGCATTTAGTAAGTAAAACTTGTATAATTTCTTGGAATTGAAGAACGATATGAATGACTAAATATATAATGTGTTACGCAGTCAAAGTGCTTAACCACCCGTGTATAAAAAGGGGTGGAGTGGGCACTTTTTTCGTGCGCAAAAATAGGTGGAAGGAGAATAAATATGAACATTACTGAATTTGATACGATAGCAGCTATTTCTACACCTCCAGGAGAAGGAGCAATCGGAATTGTTCGATTGAGTGGAGAAGATGCAATAGCTATTGCAGATTCCATATACAAATCGGGTTCAAAACGTCTAGAAATTGTACCTAGCCATACTCTTCATTATGGACATATTGTTAATCCGAAGACAGAAGAAGTGATTGATGAGGTCATGGTGACCGTTATGCGCGCTCCAAAGACCTTTACTCGAGAAGATGTAGTCGAAATTAATTGTCATGGTGGAATCATTAGTGTCAATCGATTATTACAAACGGTTCTTCAAAATGGAGCAAGGATGGCAGAGCCAGGAGAATTCACAAAACGAGCATTTTTGAATGGTAGAATTGACCTTTCTCAAGCTGAAGCAGTTATGGATCTCATCCGTGCAAAGACAGATAAAGCAATGGATGTAGCTTTGAGTCAATTAGATGGAGACTTGTCCAACCTTATCCGTAATATACGACAAATTATTTTAAATACACTCGCTGAAGTAGAAGTGAATATCGATTATCCTGAATATGATGACGTGGAAGAAGTTACGACACGTTTATTAAAAGAAAAGACTGTAGAAGTAAAAGGTCACGTAGAACAATTATTGCGTACTGCTCAACAAGGGAAAATTTTACGTGATGGGTTGGAAACAGCAATTATAGGACGTCCCAATGTAGGGAAGTCCAGTTTACTAAATCGTTTGATTCGTGAAGAAAAGGCAATTGTTACTGAAATTGCAGGTACAACGCGCGATACAATAGAAGAATATGTAAATGTGAACGGTGTTCCTTTGAAATTAATTGATACCGCTGGAATCCGTGAAACGGATGATATTGTGGAACGGATTGGAGTAGAACGTAGTCGAAAGGCGCTACTAGATGCGGATTTAATTTTATTGTTAATCAATCAAAGTGAATCACTTAATGATGAAGATAAGGTACTCTTGGATGCTACACAAATGATGAATCGAATTATTCTTTTAAATAAGAGTGATTTGGAAACACGGTTGTCACTAGAGGAACTGGCAGAATGGAGTAGTGAGGACAAAATTATTCAAACCTCCATGCTGACTCAATCTGGTCTAGATCAATTGGAAACACAAATTGCAGCACTATTTTTCTCTGGAGAAACGGGAGAAAGAGATGCTACATATATTTCTAATGTACGTCATATCGCTCTACTACATGATACGGTAGAAGCTTTAGATGAGGTATTAACTGGAATTGAGAGTGGTATGCCTGTTGATTTAGTCCAAATTGATTTCACACGTGCATGGGAATTATTAGGAGAGATAACTGGGGACACCGTACAGGATGAATTGCTGACCCAATTATTCAGTCAATTCTGCTTAGGAAAATAAATGCTGATAAAGTTGTATAAATAGAAGGGAAAGAACAGATGAAAAGATTTGAAGCAGGTACATTTGATGTCATTGTAGTAGGTGCAGGACACGCAGGTTCAGAGGCGGCCTTAGCCTCAGCCCGTATGGGAAGCTCTACTTTATTAGTTACGATCGATTTAGACATGATTGCTTTTATGCCTTGTAATCCATCAATTGGTGGACCTGCAAAAGGTGTGGTTGTTCGTGAGATTGATGCATTGGGTGGCGAAATGGGCCGAAATATTGATAAAACCTATATTCAAATGCGAATGTTGAACACTGGTAAAGGACCCGCAGTCCAGGCGTTACGTGCACAAGCAGATAAAAATGAATATGCTCATGAAATGAAACGTACGTTGGAACAACAAGAAAATTTGTTATTACGTCAAGGAATTATAGAAGAAATAATTGTAGAAGACGATATGGTAAAAGGGGTCGTTAGCCATACGGGTGCTGTCTATCGTGCCGATGCAGTTATACTAACAGCTGGAACATCTTCACGAGGAAAGATTATCATTGGAGAATTAACCTATTCCTCTGGTCCGAATAACTCTCAACCGTCCATTAAATTATCTGAAAATTTATTGGATTTAGGATTTGATCTAGCCCGTTTCAAAACTGGAACGCCTCCCCGTGTGCTATCTTCCTCCATTGATTACTCTAAAACAGAGGAGCAGCCTGGGGACAAAGAACCGAATCATTTTAGTTTTACTTCTAAAGATGAAGACTACTTAGAAGATCAGTTGTCTTGCTGGTTAGGGTATACCGGTCCAGAAACACATCAAATTATTCGTGATAATTTGCACCGGGCTCCCATGTTTACTGGAATTGTTGAAGGTGTAGGTGCTCGTTATTGCCCTTCAATCGAAGACAAGATTGTTCGTTTTAGTGATAAACCAAGACACCAACTTTTCTTAGAACCAGAAGGACGTCATACAGAAGAAGTATATGTTCAAGGGTTATCTTCTTCGATGCCAGAAGAAGTTCAATTGAAAGTATTGCATTCAATTGCAGGCATGGAAAATGCTCAAATGATGCGTACAGGTTATGCGATTGAGTATGATGTAATTAAGCCTTATCAACTACGATTATCTTTAGAAACGAAACTGGTGAAAAATTTATTTACTGCAGGACAAATGAACGGTACCTCTGGTTATGAAGAAGCAGCAGGACAAGGAATCATTGCAGGAATTAATGCAGCACTTGCTGTTCAAGGGAAAGAACCATTGGTATTGAAGCGAAGTGATGGATACATCGGTGTTATGATTGATGACCTTGTTACGAAGGGAACGCTAGAGCCATACCGCTTATTGACTTCACGAGCAGAATATCGTTTGTTATTAAGACATGATAATGCAGATTTCCGTTTGACAGAAATTGGACATCAAGTTGGACTACTTTCTGACGAACGTTATCAGTTATTCTTAACTAAGAAAAAAATGGTAGAAGAAGAAACTCTTCGATTGAAAAAAGTTCGTTTGAAACCTACAGAAGAACTACAAAATTATCTTGCTAGTCAAAATTCTGCTTTATTGAAAGATGGTTTCCTATTTAGTGATTTACTAAAACGTCCAGAATTGAAATATAATGGTCTGTACCATTTTGCACAACTGGAAGAAAAACTACCTCGTGATGTAATTAATCAGGTAGAAATTCAAATTAAATATGAAGGTTATATCAGAAAAGCTTCTGAAAAAGTTGTCAAATTAAAGAAAATGGAAGAAAAGAGAATTCCAGAACACATCAATTACGATGCAATAAATGGGATTGCTACAGAAGCAAAAGAAAAACTGAAAAAAATACTACCAGAAACGATTGCTCAAGCAAGTCGAATCAGTGGAGTAAACCCTGCTGATATTTCAGTACTGATGGTATATGTACAAAATGGAAGAATTTCTAAGGTTCATACAGAAGGATAAAAAGATCTATTTAAAAACAGCCACTCTTCTTACAAAGAGTAGCTGTTTTTTTGAATATACGAATAGAAATGCTGACTAAAAAGATTCTTTATAGGTTATTTTCGAGTTTCAAACTCTTTGAAAAGCAAATATAAGAAAAGTACGTTACAATATAGGAGAAACTAAAAAAAGAGGTGTTAGAAAATGAATATAAACAATACGATAACATTAACAAATGGTACTGAAATTCCGGTACTAGGATATGGAACGTGGCAGACCACTGATTTTGAAGAATGTGTAAACGGTGTAAAATCAGCATTAACAGCTGGTTATCGACATATTGATACAGCACAGATGTATGGAAATGAACATCTAGTCGGAGAAGGAATCCGACAAAGTGAGGTCCCACGCGAAGAAATTTTCTTGACTAGCAAACTAGATAATACAAATCATGGATTTGTAAAAACAAAAAAAGCAATAGATGAGTCACTAAATTGCTTAGGAGTAAAATATCTAGATCTCTTTCTCATTCACTGGCCAGTTGTAGAAGGACATGAACATAATTGGCGCGAAGAAAATATTGAAACTTGGAGAGCGATTGAAAATGCTTATGATGCAGGTAAATTAAAAGCAATTGGATTGAGTAACTTTAAAGTAGAACATTTAGAAAATCTACTTCCACATTGTCGAATCAAACCTATGGTCAATCAACTTCGTCTTCATCCTGGTGTAATGCAAGAAGAAACGGTAGCTTTAAGTCGAGAGCACGGTATGGCGATTCAAGCTTGGTCCCCGTTATCACCAATTTCACGTATGCAAGATAACGAACGGATTAATGATATGACTGATAAATATAAAAAATCAATTGCGCAATTACTTTTACGTTACTCTCTACAAAAAGATTATATTTCTTTAACCAAGTCCGTACATGAAGATCGTATCAAAGAAAATTTTGAAATTTTTAATTTTACAATCGATCAAAGTGATATGGAATATTTAGACCTTTGGAAATGGGAAGGCGACGTATTTCTATAAAAAAATACCCTTTTGCTGTTTTTATAGCAAAAGGGTATTTTATTTTTATGTTGTTTTTTTATGAATACGGACAGTTTTTAAGGCATTTCCCCAGGAAAGTAATTGATCAAGCTGATTTTTGAATGTGTCTTCATGTAAAGTAGCAGGCGTAAACTCATTTTCAGCATTGAAGTCAGTAAAAATAGACATTGCTATGTGCGTTCGAACCGAAG
The Jeotgalibaca sp. MA1X17-3 genome window above contains:
- the treC gene encoding alpha,alpha-phosphotrehalase, whose amino-acid sequence is MEHFKNKVIYQLYPKSFKDSDGDGIGDLKGIIEKLPYLHQLGIEMIWMNPIFVSPQKDNGYDITDYCSIDPLFGTMEELEELIQKAKQLNIELMFDMVLNHTSITHEWFQKALKGDKKYQDYYILRPAKEDGSLPTNWQSKFGGDAWEPFGDTENYYLHLYDVSQADLNWRNPDVRQELYKVVNFWLEKGITGFRFDVLNVIGKEEVLVDSLGENEKSLYTDTPIVHEYVKELNQESFGKKEGMITVGEMSSTTVENGILYSNPDRKELSMIFSFHHLKVDYDEGEKWSDIPFDFLELKQILNEWQTGMSDGNGWNALFWNNHDQPRANSRFGDPIKYPYETATMLAQSIHLLRGTPYIYQGEEIGMTNPDYSEIDEYVDIETHNAYKSMRLNGVPHEKAMKIIKEKSRDNSRTPMQWDGSSHAGFTTGTPWLNVAGNYQEINVEKELSDGKVFPYYQKLIKLRKKMPVISDGDYQGILLDDPEVFAYIREKDNQKLLVLNHFYGTEYSFQLPKEINDIDAEHLIGNYPDIKLEKEMKLRPYETVAFLLK
- a CDS encoding ZIP family metal transporter, with the protein product MSVFASYHPVLQALIAGLFTWGCTILGSSFVFLFKEVNRKFLDIMNGFAAGVMIAASFWSLLAPSITYAERNGYGVWSWVPAAVGFIAGGLFLRLIDVIIPHLHLNEPIENREGPNTKASKNLLLFLAITIHNIPEGLSVGVAFGATIAGVANGDAFLSAVGLALGIGIQNIPEGSALSMPIRAAGSSRWRAFNIGQLSAIVEPIAAVIGAVTVISIVAILPYALAFAAGAMIFVVVEELVPESQTNGNNDSATLALMVGFVIMMILDVSLG
- a CDS encoding MerR family transcriptional regulator, which produces MKELTDVIEFITPKEMAKELEVAPETLRKYVNLFDKLSEKDFFKRDNQNARIYTAEDKVLLKRFIELKEMPSETVESAVQKLVDESNATIETPNVLEIDSKQNEDSEVFQQLALLQSNMLGEYKSLIDQVLEDNKELKEGMKELMENQKAQMEELAKKESDREKKYKEELERIQKENEPVKKGFFARMFGK
- a CDS encoding GerMN domain-containing protein, which gives rise to MKKYKIVSGLALVTLLATGCVNTDPNSDSSSSTGSLESSEESSLVSSESSIESSSIDENEMTIENYFPFDESVQYSYLGEGNEFAPFDRYPQYIEGNRIQYTEKNPGTTHTFVLEYKDGKLTELFSRPETYFRENMLEKTSDGAGEILLKEPLEVGNNWENPSGVTSEITSVDFSVETPLGVFSAIEVTKTQEDSVTKSYYTKNMGLIKQEFTANDDSYVVSSTLETRSEEAPEVVVITAYYPDANAMGLETSDVNVSFYTNDVTRKTMADLLKQVPGVEYGKLISDNTEINSLYLNEDGRVYVDFSKELVEDMNAGSSGESLILQGIVNTIGNYYSVEEVVLTVENQPYESGHYSMMEDESFRVEME
- the treR gene encoding trehalose operon repressor, producing the protein MNKFYDIYQDLKRKIELEEYSSGSLLPSEKSLAEVYEVSRETIRKALTLLMEDGYIQKKQGKGSIVLDIQRFNFPISGLTSFKEIQDLQHIKNKTIVVKNKVEKIPSFLADSLKISHDEEVISLVRLRNISGEVIIIDKDFLLRDVVSRVPSAAAENSLYEYLEGECGLNIAYAKKEIVVEPVTREDRKLMNLKNDTHVVVVKSEVYLEDTRLFQYTESRHRLDRFKFTEFARRKHSLS
- the mnmE gene encoding tRNA uridine-5-carboxymethylaminomethyl(34) synthesis GTPase MnmE gives rise to the protein MNITEFDTIAAISTPPGEGAIGIVRLSGEDAIAIADSIYKSGSKRLEIVPSHTLHYGHIVNPKTEEVIDEVMVTVMRAPKTFTREDVVEINCHGGIISVNRLLQTVLQNGARMAEPGEFTKRAFLNGRIDLSQAEAVMDLIRAKTDKAMDVALSQLDGDLSNLIRNIRQIILNTLAEVEVNIDYPEYDDVEEVTTRLLKEKTVEVKGHVEQLLRTAQQGKILRDGLETAIIGRPNVGKSSLLNRLIREEKAIVTEIAGTTRDTIEEYVNVNGVPLKLIDTAGIRETDDIVERIGVERSRKALLDADLILLLINQSESLNDEDKVLLDATQMMNRIILLNKSDLETRLSLEELAEWSSEDKIIQTSMLTQSGLDQLETQIAALFFSGETGERDATYISNVRHIALLHDTVEALDEVLTGIESGMPVDLVQIDFTRAWELLGEITGDTVQDELLTQLFSQFCLGK
- the mnmG gene encoding tRNA uridine-5-carboxymethylaminomethyl(34) synthesis enzyme MnmG, with amino-acid sequence MKRFEAGTFDVIVVGAGHAGSEAALASARMGSSTLLVTIDLDMIAFMPCNPSIGGPAKGVVVREIDALGGEMGRNIDKTYIQMRMLNTGKGPAVQALRAQADKNEYAHEMKRTLEQQENLLLRQGIIEEIIVEDDMVKGVVSHTGAVYRADAVILTAGTSSRGKIIIGELTYSSGPNNSQPSIKLSENLLDLGFDLARFKTGTPPRVLSSSIDYSKTEEQPGDKEPNHFSFTSKDEDYLEDQLSCWLGYTGPETHQIIRDNLHRAPMFTGIVEGVGARYCPSIEDKIVRFSDKPRHQLFLEPEGRHTEEVYVQGLSSSMPEEVQLKVLHSIAGMENAQMMRTGYAIEYDVIKPYQLRLSLETKLVKNLFTAGQMNGTSGYEEAAGQGIIAGINAALAVQGKEPLVLKRSDGYIGVMIDDLVTKGTLEPYRLLTSRAEYRLLLRHDNADFRLTEIGHQVGLLSDERYQLFLTKKKMVEEETLRLKKVRLKPTEELQNYLASQNSALLKDGFLFSDLLKRPELKYNGLYHFAQLEEKLPRDVINQVEIQIKYEGYIRKASEKVVKLKKMEEKRIPEHINYDAINGIATEAKEKLKKILPETIAQASRISGVNPADISVLMVYVQNGRISKVHTEG
- a CDS encoding aldo/keto reductase produces the protein MNINNTITLTNGTEIPVLGYGTWQTTDFEECVNGVKSALTAGYRHIDTAQMYGNEHLVGEGIRQSEVPREEIFLTSKLDNTNHGFVKTKKAIDESLNCLGVKYLDLFLIHWPVVEGHEHNWREENIETWRAIENAYDAGKLKAIGLSNFKVEHLENLLPHCRIKPMVNQLRLHPGVMQEETVALSREHGMAIQAWSPLSPISRMQDNERINDMTDKYKKSIAQLLLRYSLQKDYISLTKSVHEDRIKENFEIFNFTIDQSDMEYLDLWKWEGDVFL